A part of Puniceicoccus vermicola genomic DNA contains:
- a CDS encoding RHS repeat-associated core domain-containing protein, protein MVALNEAYAPSETHERRKNRVGGFFFLAASRAGSDQPASPDCVGEKRGHGYDTASGVTVYGFRYYVPETGRWPSRDPIEERGGLNLYAMVGNDAVNQWDFLGLAAIDEFYLPDSAEGVPWSYGDTDGALAYTSPRVQIRCACSETEDDATKFEVFCSVQVSFRIVISNEVRGLYIDGIYGHEQSHVRAMLQGFKRTSRHYKNLYNKKYTCKTECEDDGKHTYIEGQMKTIFDDIIRNEEAHVGSGPNDPYGEVPPIAEVPDPFGG, encoded by the coding sequence ATGGTCGCCCTCAACGAAGCATACGCCCCGAGCGAAACCCATGAACGGCGAAAAAACCGCGTCGGGGGATTTTTTTTCTTAGCTGCCAGCCGCGCCGGGTCCGACCAGCCCGCAAGCCCTGATTGCGTCGGGGAAAAACGGGGACACGGCTACGACACCGCGTCGGGTGTTACTGTATACGGCTTCAGATATTATGTCCCTGAAACGGGGCGGTGGCCATCCAGGGATCCCATTGAGGAGCGGGGTGGGCTGAATCTCTATGCGATGGTTGGTAACGATGCTGTGAATCAGTGGGATTTTCTGGGATTGGCAGCTATCGATGAATTTTATTTACCTGATTCAGCCGAAGGAGTTCCGTGGTCTTACGGAGATACTGATGGTGCCTTAGCTTATACATCCCCGAGGGTGCAAATTAGGTGTGCTTGTAGTGAGACTGAAGATGATGCGACCAAATTTGAAGTGTTTTGTTCTGTCCAAGTCTCGTTTCGGATTGTTATCAGCAATGAAGTCCGTGGTTTATATATAGATGGTATTTATGGACATGAGCAATCGCATGTTAGAGCTATGCTGCAGGGGTTTAAACGAACATCACGCCACTACAAGAATTTGTATAATAAGAAATATACATGCAAAACTGAATGTGAAGATGACGGAAAGCACACTTACATAGAAGGCCAGATGAAAACAATATTTGATGACATTATTCGTAATGAGGAAGCTCACGTTGGATCTGGGCCAAATGATCCTTATGGAGAAGTTCCGCCTATTGCAGAGGTTCCAGATCCTTTCGGAGGATGA